From a single Miscanthus floridulus cultivar M001 chromosome 8, ASM1932011v1, whole genome shotgun sequence genomic region:
- the LOC136471263 gene encoding bZIP transcription factor RISBZ4-like isoform X1: MKKCPSELELEAFLRGREDATAAAAAAAAGEQKPVHDVAALAPFGAGGVFPPSDLSAFSFADSNTLNGSIHNHLWSHNHNVRHPAVSTTIESQSSICAAGSPTSATNLYLKESQTLGGTSGSDSDSESLLDIQGGPCEQSTNPQDVKRMRRMVSNRESARRSRKRNQAHLADLETQVDQLRGENTSLFKQLTDANQQFTTAVTDNRILKSDVEALRVKVKLAEDMVARGALSCGLGSLGLSPVLNPRQACRGPDVLSGLDFPSDDACFTGLSPTEQLQNSPLQSIASLESLENRMASEVTSCGGPGVDVWPWDHSCQNPEPARGRR; the protein is encoded by the exons ATGAAGAAGTGCCCGTCGGAGCTGGAGCTTGAGGCCTTCCTCCGCGGCCGTGAGgacgccacggcggcggcggcggcggcggcggcgggcgagcaGAAGCCTGTGCACGACGTCGCTGCGCTGGCGCCGTTCGGCGCCGGTGGCGTGTTCCCCCCCAGCGATCTGTCCGCCTTCAGCTTCGCTGACTCG AACACTCTCAATGGAAGCATTCATAATCACCTATGGTCCCATAACCACAACGTGAGGCATCCTGCAGTCTCCACAACAATCGAGTCGCAATCGTCAATCTGtg CAGCAGGAAGTCCAACATCAGCTACCAACCTATATCTGAAAGAGAGCCAAACTTTGGGTGGCACAAGTGGTTCAGACTCCGATAGTGAATCGCTGTTGGATATCCAGGGTGGTCCATGCGAACAAAGCACAAACCCACAGGACGTGAAGAGAATGCGACG GATGGTGTCGAACCGTGAGTCTGCTCGACGGTCGAGGAAGAGGAACCAAGCCCACTTAGCTGATCTTGAGACACAG GTTGACCAGCTGCGAGGCGAAAATACATCCCTCTTTAAGCAGCTGACAGACGCCAACCAGCAATTCACAACCGCAGTCACGGACAACAGGATCCTGAAATCAGATGTGGAGGCCCTCAGAGTCAAG GTGAAACTGGCGGAGGACATGGTTGCCCGCGGCGCGCTGTCGTGCGGGCTGGGCAGCCTGGGGCTGTCGCCGGTGCTGAACCCGCGGCAGGCATGCCGTGGCCCCGACGTGCTGTCCGGCCTGGACTTCCCCAGCGATGACGCGTGCTTCACGGGGCTGTCCCCGACGGAGCAGCTCCAGAACTCGCCCCTGCAGAGCATCGCCAGCCTCGAGAGCCTGGAGAACCGGATGGCTAGCGAGGTGACGAGCTGCGGCGGCCCCGGCGTCGACGTCTGGCCGTGGGATCACTCCTGTCAGAATCCCGAaccggcgagaggaagaagatga
- the LOC136471263 gene encoding bZIP transcription factor RISBZ4-like isoform X2 — protein sequence MKKCPSELELEAFLRGREDATAAAAAAAAGEQKPVHDVAALAPFGAGGVFPPSDLSAFSFADSNTLNGSIHNHLWSHNHNVRHPAVSTTIESQSSICAGSPTSATNLYLKESQTLGGTSGSDSDSESLLDIQGGPCEQSTNPQDVKRMRRMVSNRESARRSRKRNQAHLADLETQVDQLRGENTSLFKQLTDANQQFTTAVTDNRILKSDVEALRVKVKLAEDMVARGALSCGLGSLGLSPVLNPRQACRGPDVLSGLDFPSDDACFTGLSPTEQLQNSPLQSIASLESLENRMASEVTSCGGPGVDVWPWDHSCQNPEPARGRR from the exons ATGAAGAAGTGCCCGTCGGAGCTGGAGCTTGAGGCCTTCCTCCGCGGCCGTGAGgacgccacggcggcggcggcggcggcggcggcgggcgagcaGAAGCCTGTGCACGACGTCGCTGCGCTGGCGCCGTTCGGCGCCGGTGGCGTGTTCCCCCCCAGCGATCTGTCCGCCTTCAGCTTCGCTGACTCG AACACTCTCAATGGAAGCATTCATAATCACCTATGGTCCCATAACCACAACGTGAGGCATCCTGCAGTCTCCACAACAATCGAGTCGCAATCGTCAATCTGtg CAGGAAGTCCAACATCAGCTACCAACCTATATCTGAAAGAGAGCCAAACTTTGGGTGGCACAAGTGGTTCAGACTCCGATAGTGAATCGCTGTTGGATATCCAGGGTGGTCCATGCGAACAAAGCACAAACCCACAGGACGTGAAGAGAATGCGACG GATGGTGTCGAACCGTGAGTCTGCTCGACGGTCGAGGAAGAGGAACCAAGCCCACTTAGCTGATCTTGAGACACAG GTTGACCAGCTGCGAGGCGAAAATACATCCCTCTTTAAGCAGCTGACAGACGCCAACCAGCAATTCACAACCGCAGTCACGGACAACAGGATCCTGAAATCAGATGTGGAGGCCCTCAGAGTCAAG GTGAAACTGGCGGAGGACATGGTTGCCCGCGGCGCGCTGTCGTGCGGGCTGGGCAGCCTGGGGCTGTCGCCGGTGCTGAACCCGCGGCAGGCATGCCGTGGCCCCGACGTGCTGTCCGGCCTGGACTTCCCCAGCGATGACGCGTGCTTCACGGGGCTGTCCCCGACGGAGCAGCTCCAGAACTCGCCCCTGCAGAGCATCGCCAGCCTCGAGAGCCTGGAGAACCGGATGGCTAGCGAGGTGACGAGCTGCGGCGGCCCCGGCGTCGACGTCTGGCCGTGGGATCACTCCTGTCAGAATCCCGAaccggcgagaggaagaagatga